Proteins encoded together in one Canis aureus isolate CA01 chromosome 21, VMU_Caureus_v.1.0, whole genome shotgun sequence window:
- the LOC144292641 gene encoding olfactory receptor 8J2-like, whose amino-acid sequence MASGNLTHLTEFILRGVSDRPDLQMPLFFVFLVIYGLTVAGNLGIITLTSVDSQLQTPMYFFLRHLAIINLGDSTVIAPKMLVNFLASKKTISYYGCAAQLGGFLVFIVGEIFMLAAMAYDRYVAICNPLLYMVVVSPQICLLLVSLIYLYSLTTALTVSSCVFSVSYCSSNIIDHFYCDNVPLLALSCSDTYIPETVVFTSAGTNLFFSMIIVLTSYFHIVLAILRIRSSEGRRKAFSTCASHMMAVTVFYGTLLFMYLQPGTNHSLDTDKMASVFYTLVIPMLNPLIYSLRNKDVKDAFKRFLKSPCQAFKLV is encoded by the coding sequence ATGGCCTCAGGGAACCTGACCCACCTGACTGAGTTCATTCTCAGGGGAGTCTCAGACCGCCCAGACCTCCAGATGCCACTCTTCTTTGTTTTCCTGGTGATCTATGGGCTCACCGTGGCAGGGAACCTGGGCATCATCACCCTCACCAGTGTTGACTCGCAGCTTCAAacgcccatgtacttcttcctcaggCACTTGGCTATCATCAATCTTGGCGATTCTACTGTCATTGCCCCTAAGATGTTGGTCAACTTCTTGGCTTCAAAGAAAACCATATCCTACTATGGATGTGCAGCCCAGCTGGGTGGCTTCTTAGTTTTTATCGTGGGGGAGATTTTCATGCTGGCTGCAATGGCCTACGACCGCTACGTGGCTATTTGCAACCCCCTGCTCTACATGGTGGTGGTATCTCCGCAGATCTGCCTTCTGCTGGTGTCCCTCATATACCTCTACAGTCTGACCACAGCACTGACCGTTTCCTCCTGTGTGTTCTCTGTGTCATACTGCTCTTCCAACATAATCGACCATTTTTACTGTGATAATGTCCCTTTGTTGGCATTGTCCTGTTCTGATACCTACATTCCAGAAACAGTAGTGTTTACCTCTGCCGGGaccaatttgtttttctccatgaTTATTGTTCTAACCTCCTACTTCCACATTGTCCTTGCCATTTTGAGGATACGTTCCTCAGAGGGCCGAAGAAAAGCCTTTTCCACCTGTGCCTCCCACATGATGGCTGTCACTGTGTTCTATGGGACCCTTCTCTTCATGTATTTGCAACCAGGGACCAACCACTCATTAGATACTGATAAAATGGCCTCTGTCTTCTACACCCTGGTGATACCAATGCTGAATCCCCTCATTTACAGCCTAAGGAACAAGGATGTGAAAGATGCATTCAAGAGATTCCTAAAGAGCCCTTGCCAGGCTTTCAAATTAGTGTAA
- the LOC144292644 gene encoding olfactory receptor 8K3-like, translating into MGITDHPELQAPFFGLFLIIYTVSVVGNLGMIILTKVDSRLQTPMYFFLRHLAFIDLGYSSAVAPKMLVNFVADQNTIPYNWCATQLAFFILFIISELFILSAMAYDRYVAICNPLLYTIVMSQRVCWVLVAIPYVYSSCLSLIITIKIFMASFCGHNVIRHFYCDSLPLLTLLCSSTRDIELIILIFSAFNLISSLLIVLVSYILILMAILRMNSADGRHKAFSTCGSHLTVVVVLYVTLFFMYVQPKSSHSFDTDKIASIFYTLIIPMLNPMIYSLRNKEVKEATQVALDR; encoded by the exons ATGGGAATCACTGACCATCCTGAGCTGCAGGCTCCCTTCTTTGGGCTTTTCCTCATCATCTACACAGTTTCAGTGGTGGGCAACCTGGGCATGATCATCCTCACCAAGGTGGACTCCAGGCTCCAAacacccatgtacttcttcctcagaCACCTGGCTTTCATTGATCTTGGCTACTCATCAGCTGTGGCACCCAAAATGTTAGTAAATTTTGTAGCTGATCAAAATACGATCCCCTATAACTGGTGCGCTACCCAGCTGGCTTTCTTCATCTTGTTCATCATCAGTGAGCTGTTCATTCTGTCAGcaatggcctatgaccgctatgtggccatctgtaacCCTCTACTCTACACCATTGTTATGTCACAAAGGGTGTGCTGGGTGCTAGTAGCAATCCCTTATGTCTACAGTTCCTGTCTCTCTCTGATAATCACCATCAAGATTTTTATGGCATCCTTCTGTGGACATAATGTCATTAGACATTTTTACTGTGATAGTCTTCCCTTGTTAACTTTGCTGTGTTCAAGCACACGTGACATTGAGTTGATAATACTGATCTTTTCAGCATTTAATTTGATTTCCTCCCTTCTCATAGTGCTTGTGTCCTACATCCTCATCCTTATGGCCATCCTTAGGATGAACTCTGCAGATGGCAGGCACAAGGCCTTCTCCACCTGTGGATCCCACCTGACGGTGGTTGTTGTATTGTATGTCACTCTTTTCTTCATGTACGTGCAGCCCAAATCCAGTCATTCCTTTGATACTGATAAAATTGCCTCTATATTTTACACTTTGATAATCCCTATGCTGAATCCCATGATCTACAGCCTAAGGAACAAAGAGGTAAAAG aagcaacccaagtagCCCTTGATAGATGA